GGTTTGGCGGCCGCCTTGGAGGCGGGCTCGGCCGCTTGGGCGGGCGGCGACGGGGATCGGGCCGGAGCCGGTCGGGCCTGCTCGGCGGTCGGCGTGCGCGCGGCGTCCCGTGACGGCGCGGCCGGGGCCGGTTCGGCCGACGTGGCGCTGCGCCCGTCGGTCGGCTCGGGTCGGTAGTCGACCAGGAACTCGTGCCAACTCGGATCGACCGAGGAGGGGTCGTCACGGAACTTGCGGTACATCTCCTCGACCAGCCATTCGTTCTGTCCGAATGGGGAATTTGTACTGCTCACGGCAGTTATTCGCCTCGATTCCTTCGTCCGGCAGGGCGGCACCTGCCACCGTTCGCCGCGCCGCAGGATGCCGACGCGGCAGCCACCCCGTAAAGGTTATCGCTTCCCGCCGGTCCGCTTGGCGGGTTGGGGGCAGCCGACCTGCTCACCGTCGCTCCGCGGCGAGCGGGTCGATGGTCAGCACCGCCGACGGGGCCGACGGGGCCGACGGGTACGGCTCCTCGGGGAAGCCTCCCGGTGCGACGCCGAACGCCGCACGGGTGTTGGCGATGATTTTGCGGCCCATCACCCGGTTGCCGCCGCCGCCGATCACCGCGCCGACCCCCATCGGCAGCATCTTGCCGGCCGCCAACGCTCCCCGTTTGAGCGTGTAGCGGCGCACGAAGTAGCGCAGCAGGCGGCCGTTGAGTTGGGTCAGCGTCGGCAGCGGCATCGCCGCGACCCCCTCGGTCAACCAGGCGCCGTTGGTGCGGCCCGGGCCCATCAGCGAGCGCACCGCCCGGCGCGCGTCCTCGCCGACCAGCACCGCGAGCACCAGCGCACGGCGTCGCTCCCGCTGGTCGACGGGGATGCCGAAGACGTCGGCGACCGCCAGCACGTACAGCGTCGTGGCCTCCAGGAACACCACGGTCTCGGCGGCGACCGCGCCGAGCGCGGTCAGGGTGCCGATACCCGGGACGGCGGCGCCCGACCCGACCGCGGCGCCGCTGGCGGTCACCGCACGCAGATACCGTTTCTCCAGCTTGTGCAGGATTCCGGCCGGTCCGAGACCGGGGTGAGCCGCGCGCAGCCGCAGCACGTAAGCGTGCACCGCCGGGGCCTGCATCCGCGAGCTGCGTTCCAGGATCCGGGACAACACCAGAGCCGCCGCGGTGGGTTCGGTGTCGGCCGACGCCGGCAACCGGTCAGGGGTGTCGGAGCTGGCCGTAGGTCGAAGCCGCATCAAGCCTCCCGGTCGGGGTGTGTCAGCATCACTGCCCGGTTTAACGTAGCCGGTGACCGCGAGGTGCCCCGGCGTCCCCCGACGGTGACCACCATCACCGCGACCGGCGCTGATCGCGGAGTTGTCCAGGTGAGCCGGTGTCCGTAACGTCGCACCGGATCACCCCCGGAAATCCCCGGGGTTCAATCGTGGAGGGGTGTGTGACCACCACCGGAGCCGAGCTGTCGCCGTCCGGCGACACCGGCGTGGCCAATCCGTGGCCCGCGCTGTGGGCGATGGTGGTCGGGTTCTTCATGATCCTGGTCGACTCGACCATCGTCGCGGTCGCCAACCCCACCATCATGGCCGACCTGGGGGTCGGCTACGACACCGTCATCTGGGTCACCAGCGCCTACCTGCTGGCCTACGCCGTTCCGCTGCTGGTGGCCGGCCGGTTGGGAGACCGGTACGGCCCGAAGAATCTGTACCTGGTGGGCCTGGCGGTGTTCACCGCCGCGTCGCTGTGGTGCGGGCTCTCCGGCAGCATCGGGATGCTGATCAGCGCCCGGGTGGTGCAGGGCCTGGGTGCGGCGCTGCTGACCCCGCAGACGCTGTCGACGATCACCCGCATCTTCCCCGCCGACCGCCGGGGCATGGCGATGAGCATCTGGGGCGCCACCGCCGGGGTCGCCACCCTGATCGGTCCGCTGGCCGGCGGGCTGCTCGTCGACGGGCTGGGGTGGGAGTGGATTTTCATCGTCAACGTCCCGATCGGGGTGCTGGGGCTGGCGGCGGCGGTGCGGCTGATGCCGGTGTTGCCCACCCAGCATCACCGGTTCGACGTGCCCGGGGTGGTGCTGTCGACGGTCGGGATGTTTCTCATCGTGTTCGCTTTGCAGGAGGGGCAGTCCCACCACTGGCAGCCCTGGATCTGGGCGGTGATCGTCGCGGGGATCGGTTTGATGACGGCGTTCGTCTACTGGCAGTCGATCAACACCGACGAACCCCTGGTGCCGCTGCGCATCTTCACCGACCGCAACTTCAGCCTGGCCAACCTCGCGGTCGCGGTGGTCGGGTTCGCCTCGGTGGCGTTGGTTCTCCCGCTGATGTTCTACGCGCAGGCGGTGTGCGAGCTGTCCCCGACCCGGGCTGCGCTGCTGACCGCGCCGATGGCGGTGATGGGCGTGGTGCTCGCGCCGGTCGTCGGCCGGATCGTGGACCGGGTGCCGCCCCGGCCGGTGGTCGGGTTCGGGTTCTCGGTGCTGGCGATCGGGATGACCTGGTTGGCCATCGAGATGACCCCGAGCACCCCGATCTGGCGGCTGCTGCTGATCTTCGCGGTGATCGGTGTCGGCAACGCGTTCATCTGGTCGCCGCTGGCGGCCACCGCCACCCGCAACCTGCCGCCGCAGCTCGCCGGCGCCGGCTCGGGGGTGTTCAACGCGACCCGTCAACTCGGGGCGGTGCTCGGCAGCGCCGGGATGGCGGCGTTCATGACCTGGCGGATCACCGACGAGATGCCGGCACCGCCGGCGGGTGCGCCCTCGTTCGCCGGCCGGCACGACGCGGCCACCGAGTTGCAGCTGCCGGCGTTCCTGCGCGAGCCGTTCGCCGCGGCGATGTCGCAGTCCACCCTGCTGCCCGCCTTCATCGCGGTGTTCGGGGTGGTCGCGGCGCTGTTCATGATCGATTTCGCGACATCGATCTTCATCGAGGTGCCGCCGGTCTTCGATGACCAGGACGCCGACGACACCGAGGCCGTCACCGAACTGCTGCCGATCATCGACGAGGAGATGCTCGCCGACGAACTGGTCAGCCTGGCGTTCGCCGACGACGACGGCGATGCCGCCCCGCCCGCTCACGACGCGTGGGCGGACGCCGACCCCGATCCGGTCCCGCCGGCCCGGCCGTCAGCTCCGCCGGCCCCGCCGAC
This sequence is a window from Mycolicibacillus parakoreensis. Protein-coding genes within it:
- a CDS encoding MFS transporter, with the translated sequence MVVGFFMILVDSTIVAVANPTIMADLGVGYDTVIWVTSAYLLAYAVPLLVAGRLGDRYGPKNLYLVGLAVFTAASLWCGLSGSIGMLISARVVQGLGAALLTPQTLSTITRIFPADRRGMAMSIWGATAGVATLIGPLAGGLLVDGLGWEWIFIVNVPIGVLGLAAAVRLMPVLPTQHHRFDVPGVVLSTVGMFLIVFALQEGQSHHWQPWIWAVIVAGIGLMTAFVYWQSINTDEPLVPLRIFTDRNFSLANLAVAVVGFASVALVLPLMFYAQAVCELSPTRAALLTAPMAVMGVVLAPVVGRIVDRVPPRPVVGFGFSVLAIGMTWLAIEMTPSTPIWRLLLIFAVIGVGNAFIWSPLAATATRNLPPQLAGAGSGVFNATRQLGAVLGSAGMAAFMTWRITDEMPAPPAGAPSFAGRHDAATELQLPAFLREPFAAAMSQSTLLPAFIAVFGVVAALFMIDFATSIFIEVPPVFDDQDADDTEAVTELLPIIDEEMLADELVSLAFADDDGDAAPPAHDAWADADPDPVPPARPSAPPAPPTPPAPPPWDLGPDTDELFRPDDDPLFSPGGWARESEVGYGRHARRDQR